cctcttaacctacttctctctaacgaaaacaacctcaagcccctcagcctttcctcatgcgattttcccaccatactaggcaacatcctggtaaatctcctctgctccctttccaacacttccacatccttcctataatgcggcgaccagaactgtacgcaatactccaaatgcggccgcaccagagttttgtacagttgcagcatgacctcctggctccaaaactcagaatcctcccacaatccgaagttaggtggactggctatgctaaattgccccttcgtgtcaaggggactagatcgggtaaatgcacggggttacgggaatagagcctgggtgggattgtggtcggtgcagactcgatgggccaaatggcctccttctgcactgtaggaactctatgatTTGTAAACTGTTTGAGAAATAAAAAGATTGACTCACAAAAaaagatactaataaataaactttaaactttaactctgACCCTCTCTGTCCTGTCACCCTCTGCAGGATTAGTTGAGGAATCGCTGCTGTTTCTCACGGACTCACGGAGTGAGCATGTGGTGCTGTCGCTGAGTAAGGAGATGAGTCTCAGTGACCTGACGCTGTGTCTGCGGTTCAACACCGAGCTGCGCTCCAAGCATGTGCTCTTCTCCTCCAGGTCCGCCGATCTGCTTTTGGCCCGTGAAGACGACCGCACCATGAGGGCCAGCTTCGGCGGCAAGGAGCTCCGATTCCGGCTGCCCGCTGACCTCTGGGGCTGGGTCCACGTGTGCGCCGTCCGCGATGCCAAGGCTGGGCTGGCCAGCCTGTACATCAACGGGGAGCCCACCGCCCGAAAGCCTGCGCAGGGCTCAGCAGCCATCGCGCTGAGCGgcagggtcatcctgggtcacCAGGAAGACCGGATCGGGCAGGAGCCCAGCTACGTGGGCGAGATGGTCGACGTTAATCTGTGGGACCGCGTGTTGGCGCCCAGCACCATCCGCCGGCTAGCGCGAGGGGAGTCTGACGCCCAAGGCAGTGTGATCAGCTGGCTCACCGCCAAGATCCAAACCAAAGGAAACGTTGTGGTGCAGAGATCAACCCGGGTTCAGTGAGAAGCAACACGTGAGCATGTGTGAAGGATCAAGCAGCCTGCGAGCAGACCCCGGATGAACAAAGTGTACTAATCCTCGACACTGTAAAATACGGGAGCCTCTCATTGAATAAACACATTTCACCATCAAATCATTTGTGATTGCTCGAGTCTGTGTTTGTCCCCTCTATGTTGACACCTCCAGGCCCACCCATTGCAAACCGTAGAATCAACGGCACGGagataggcccttcggccaaactgGTCCATGGGCAGAAGAGCCTCAAAGTCCCCCCAGTCTCCGACGCTCCAAAAAAAAAAGtcttagcctgtccaatctttccctttaactcagtcccttgagtccaaagacgtgtgggttaggttgattggctgtgctaaattgaccctagtgtcaggggattagcagggtaaatatgtggggttttgggaatagggcctgggtgggattgtggttggtgcagactcgatggaccgaatggcttccttctgtactgtggggactctatgatcgttgtaaatctcttctgcactctccccagtttaataacatctttcctatagcaaggcgaccaaaaagGCTGTCTAagttaaccccatttgcctgcatttggcccatatccctctaaacctttcctatccacgtCGCTGTACAAATGccgtttaaatgttgtcaatgtccctgcctcaaccacttcccccggcagctcattccacacacgtcccaccctctgtgtaaaaaggttgctcctcaggttcccattagttcattcccctcttaacttaaacctatgccctcaagttcTCAATTCTCCAACCTTGGAAAACAgacagtgcattcaccctatcccatgcctctcatgatctgatacatctctatgagatcacccctcagtctcctacgctccaaagaataaagtcccagcctgtccaatctctccctataactcagtcccttgagtcctggcaatatccttgtaaatctcttctgaatTCTCTTCAGTTGAatgacatctttcctatagcaaggtgaccaaaactgaacacaatactccaggtgcagcctcaccaatgtcctatacaactgcaacataacttcccaacttctatactcaatgccctgactgctgAAGGCCAGcaggccaaaagccttcttcactgccctgtgtacctgtgactccacctttggaGAGCCACGCACCGGAACTCCAAGGCTCTCCTGTTCAATGATATTCACTGAGATCCCACCATTCACAGTGAAAGTCCAACTTTAatctgactttccaaaatgcaacacctcacgcttctctgtattgaactccatttgccatttctaggcccacttccccagctgatcaagatcctgctgcaatttttgataaccttcctcactgccgataataccacctattttagtgtcataaatggaattatagaatggggccatttggcccactgtgacAATGTCAGCCCCATAAACACTGTCTTCACATGTCACATGAATGGGAAAAACACATTGTTGTCTTTATATCACACATCTGGGATGTCAGGGCAGGAGAAATTGTTACAAAACAGGGAAGACATTTGTGAAGCGGAGTCACGACTTAATCCGAACAAGCTTCAGCATATTtcaacacagcaagatcccacaatctgaTCAGCACAGGAGAATTTCTTTGAGAGACACTgaatagcactccctcagtactgaccctctgacaatgcggcactccctcagcactgaccctctgacagagcaacactccctcagcactgaccctctgatagtggggcactccctcagtactgaccctctgacagtgcggcactccctcactactgaccctctgacagtgcggcactccctcagcactgaccctctgacagtgcggcactccctcaacactgaccctctgacagtgccgcagtccctcagcactgaacctctgacagtgcggcactccctcagcactgaccctatgacagtgcggcactccctcaacactgaccctctgacagtgccgcagtccctcagcactgaccctctgacagtgcggcactccctcagtactgaccctctgacagtgcggcactccctcagtactgactctctgacagtgcggcactccctcagcactgaccctctgacagtgcggcactccctcaatactgaccctctgacagtgcggcactccctcagtactgatcctctgacagtgcggcactccctcagcactgaccctctgacagtgcggcactccctcagcactgaccctctgacagtgcagcactccctcagcactgaccctctgacagtgcggcactccctcagcactgaccctctgacagtgcggcactccctcaacattgaccctctgacagtgcagcactccctcagtactgaccctctgacagtgcagcactccctcagtactgaccctctgacagtgcagcactccctcagcactgaccctctgacagtgcggcactccctcagtacagaccctctgacagtgcagcactccctcagtactgaccctctgacagtgcggcactccctcagcactgaccctctgacagtgcggcactccctcagcactgaccctctgacagtgcggcactccctcagtactgaccctctgatagtgctgcAGTCTGTGCTGGGAGAGCCACTCTTGGTGCGGGTGAGTTCCGCCAGTATTAAACATGGCTGCCGCCACCTGGGTTgcggcggccatctttgatgctggCGGTTGAAGCTCCATGTCTTGTTTCTGATTTCCGGATCCTTTCCACTGAGAccgggagcgacacagagagaaacaggtacccccccccaaacctacccccaccccccccccaaacctacccccacctccccaaacctacccccacccccccaaacctaccccccaccccccccaaacctacccccaccccccccccaaacctacccccacctccccaaacctacccccacccccccaaacctacccccacccccccccaaacctacccccacccccccccaaacctacccccacccccccaaacctacccccacccccccaaacctacccccacccccccaaacctacccccacccccccaaacctacccccacccccccccaaacctacccccaccccccaaacctacccccacccccccaaacctacccccccaaaactacccccaccccccaaacctaccccccatcccccccccacacagagagagagagagagacaggtacccaccccccccaaacctaccccccatcccccccacacagagagagagagagaaacaggtaccccccaaacctacccccacccccccaaacctacccccaccccccccaaacctacccccacccccccccaaacctacccccaccccccccaaacctacccccaccccccccaaacctacccccccaaacctacccccccatctccccccccccccccccatacagagagagagagagacaggaatccCCCCcaaaccaacccccacccccccccaaacctgcccccccaaacctaccccccccaaacctaccccccacccccccacacagagagagagagagagagacaggtatccccccaaacctacccccaccccccccaaacctacccccaccccccccaaacctacccccacccccccaaacctacccccaccccccccaaacctacccccccaaacctacccccatctccccccccatacagagagagagagagacaggaatccCCCcaaaccaacccccaccccccccaaacctgccccccccaaacctacccccccccaaacctaccccccaccccccacacagagagagagagagagacaggtatccccccaaacctacccccatcccccccccaaaccaacccccccagagagagagagacaggtacccCCCAAACCTGCCCGCCCaaaccgaccccccccaccccccagagagaAGAAAGACAGGTACACCCCCCGAAACCTACCTACCCaaacctaccccccatcccccccgaaacctaccccccatcccccccgaaagctacccccatcccccccgaaagctacccccatccccccgaaagctacccccatcccccccgaaagctacccccatcccccccgaaagctacccccatcccccccgaaagctacccccatcccccccgaaagctacccccatcccccccgaaagctacccccatcccccccgaaagctacccccatcccccccgaaagctacccccatcccccccgaaagctacccccatcccccccgaaagctacccccatcccccccgaaagctacccccatcccccccgaaagctacccccatcccccccgaaagctacccccatcccccccgaaagctacccccatcccccccgaaagctacccccatcccccccgaaagctacccccatccccc
This window of the Mustelus asterias unplaced genomic scaffold, sMusAst1.hap1.1 HAP1_SCAFFOLD_1482, whole genome shotgun sequence genome carries:
- the LOC144488346 gene encoding serum amyloid P-component-like gives rise to the protein MPTPIPGRRTESSVGLRQDCTNLRRTCRHTLAMKTFLLLSIACLITPLVIGEEREGLVEESLLFLTDSRSEHVVLSLSKEMSLSDLTLCLRFNTELRSKHVLFSSRSADLLLAREDDRTMRASFGGKELRFRLPADLWGWVHVCAVRDAKAGLASLYINGEPTARKPAQGSAAIALSGRVILGHQEDRIGQEPSYVGEMVDVNLWDRVLAPSTIRRLARGESDAQGSVISWLTAKIQTKGNVVVQRSTRVQ